AAGAAAAATCAGACAATGTCTCTAAAGAATACAAAGCAGCATTAAATAAAGCTGAAAGCTATGCTAATATGATGCATATGTCAAAGAAAGGTATATATAACCAACTAGTTTCCGAATATGGTGAGAAGTTTCCTGAAGATGCTGCTCAATATGCTATTGATAATCTACAAGTAGATTGGAATAAAAATGCTTTGGAAAAAGCAAAAGATTATGCCACAACTATGGCTATGTCGAAGCGTGGAATATACGACCAGCTAATATCAGAATATGGCGAGAACTTCACTGAAGAAGAAGCACAGTACGCAATAGACAATCTAAAAATTGACTGGAATAAAAATGCTCTTCAAAAAGCCAAGGATTATCAAAATATGATGGATATGTCGAAAGAATCAATTAGAGAACAATTGGTTTCTGAATATGGTGAAAAATTCACTGAGGAAGAAGCTAATTATGCTATTGAGAACTTAGATGACTAAACTTATATAGTTATAATGATTCTTAAAAGGAGGATCTGAACTTGAGAAAGATATTAATTATATTTTCATTATTATTTATATTAACCGCATGTAGTAAGAGCCCTGTAAAAGAACCGGTTCAAGATAAGGCCGTGGAGTCAAAAGATACTGAAAGCAAAGATGCTTCTGATACATCAACTGAGCAAACTGAACAGTCAAAAAAAGAAGAGAATGAAGGAACCGGCAAAATAGAAGTTGATAAAAAACTGCTAACAACTGAAATTCATATACCTGCGTCAATTTTTGGTGATGATCCTATTACTCAAGAGGAAATTGATGAGTCAGTTGCAGCCGGAACTTTTAAAGAAGGAAAGGTTAATCCGGACGGATCCGTAACTTATGTAGTTACTAAAGAACAGCATAAAAAGCTAATGGACAACTTCATGGTTCAATTGAAATCTACCCTAGATAGTCTAGTAGATGATGAGAATAATTCATTTTTGAAAATTGAAGTTAATAGTGATACTTCAGAGTATAAGGTATATGTAGATCCAGAAAGGTACAATGAATTTGAATCTTTTAGCGCTTTAGGATTATATTTACAATCAGCTTTTTATAGATCAATAGCAGGCGATAAAGATATTTATACTACCGTAAAGTTTATTAATAACGAAACCGGAGAAACTTTGAATGAAGCTAACTCTAAAGAATTTTTCGAGCAGAAGTTAGATTAGTAGAGATTGTATTTTACTGTTATAAGTTTGCCATAAACTGGTTTAGTTCTAAGTATTAGAATTTCTCGTATATATTTGAAAGGGATGATAATATGAAGTTTGGTATTCGTAAACCAAATATTACGAAATCATTTAAGGCGAGAACAACAGATAGATTAAAGCGAAGCATCAAAAAATCTTTGAATCCTTTCTACGGAACTAAAGGGATGGGTTTGGTTAAGAATCCTAAAAAATCTGTTTATAATAAAGTGTACAGAAAAACAAGCATAGGTTTATTCTCACTTTTCAAGAAGATTTTTAAAGGATAAAGCGTTTAACTTTAGTTTACTTTTGTCTTAACTGCTTTTTGCGATGATTTTGTTACAAGTATTATTACTTGGATTCTCTGTTTTCTAGTTGCCATATATGAAATATTTAATTGGAAAACAAAAGTAGTATAAGGATACTGAAATTTATCTATGTAACTATCAAAAAATCCTCTAGAGATTAGTTTTTAAACTGCTCTCTAGAGGATTTTGTCCTTTTCGTATTCCAGCATATTAATATCCTAAACTCTAAAACAAAAAAACAAAAGGATTAAGGGCTGTTTACAACAGCCCTTAATCCAAAAAGGAGATTAAAGCAATAACAAACGACAAGAATGATATTGTTCTAAGCAATTCTATTATATCATTGTTTTTGAATATAAACAAATTGGGTAAATGTCGAAGATAAGGATACATATGGTTACTTTTAAGAACTATTATTTATGAGTAAATACTGAAGTTTAGGTCCTATTTTTCATCACAGTAGCACCCATGATAATTACTTTTCAAACAAATTTGTAATTTTACGTATTTTGATAATAGTGCTATAATTAGTATGTCTTTTTAAGACAAAGATTTGAAAGGAAGGGTTAAATTTTGAAAAAGATAATTTTAGCAATAGCACTCATGCTTTCACTGACTGCATGTGGTGGAGATAAGAAAGCGGAAGAAAAGAAGGATGAGCCTGCTAAGCAGACAGAGGTTGAAAATAAGGAAGTTAAGGATAAGTCCGACGAAAAAGTTAAGGAAGAAAAAGAAGATAAAGCTGATAAGGCAAGTGAAGAAAAGTCTGAGACATTTGAGATAGTTCTTCCAAGTGGGTTATTTAGTGAAGGGGCTAATGTCGAAGAAGAGATTTCTAATGCTAAGGCGAATAAAGTTGTAACTGATGGGAAGCTAAATGAAGACGGATCTGTTACTTATACTGTAACAAAGGATCAGCAGACATCTTTACTTGAAAGCGTAAAATCTGCTATGAATGGATTCTTTAATGCAATTATTAAAGATGATTCCAATTCGATAAAAAAAATTGAAGTCACCGATGACTTGTCAGAGTTTAAGCTCTTTGTAGACGAAGCAAAGTTTGACGAAAAGGAACTTGACAGTGCATATGAGTTGCATCTGACTTCATCTCTATACAATGCAATTTTAAATAAACCTGAGAGCAAAACTATGATTAAGGTTCTAAATAATGAGACCGGGGATCTTATTAAAGAAGTTAGCTCTGATGATTTAAATAAAACTGAATAGGATGTTTGAGAGGAGCTGTTTATGGCAGCTCCTTTTTTGTTGGAGGAATAGTGGTTAGGGTAAATATAGAAGTAGAATTCTGCGAATTCTTTTATTGTATATCTCGCCCGGAGAGTTGGATAGTCGTGTGGGATTAGTCGTGAGTCTAAAATATAAAAGTTGAATTTTCCAAATTCTTCTTTGTATATCTCTCCCTCAGTCAACCAAGTTGACAGCTCCCTCGTCAGATGGAGCCATTCGAAGAACGAAGTGATTCGCTAGAATTCGACACTTCAAAAATAGGAGTGTGTGAAGCCGCTTAGCCTCCCTCTGACGAGGGAGGTGGGTCGCTAAAGCGACTCGGAGGGAGAGAAATACAAAGAGCGACATTTTCACGTCGCTACATTCAGTTTACTAATTGAAAAGATATTTAAATATAGCAGTAGAATTTTTAAAATTCTTTTATTAATATCTCTCCCTCAGTCAACCAAGTTGATAGCTCCCTTTCCAACCTAATCAATTGAGATGCTTTTCGAAATTATGATAAGTTTCATGCAAAGAATTCCCAAGAACGAAGTGATTGGCTAGAATTCGACTGCCAAAAGATGGAGCCGATAAGAATTCGACTTCAGAAACATGGAGATTGGGGCATCTCCTCTACTTTGTTTCTTGGTGATTTGTATTAAATGGATGAAATATGATTTGAAATATGATTATGGTAATAAAAAAAGCCTAAAACACTACAGTTTCAAGCTTTCTTTATGGCGCGCCAGAGAGGAATCGAACCCCCAACACTCGGTTCCGAAGACCGATGCTCTATCCGTTGAGCTACTGGCGCTCATTTTCTATTGTTATTAGGCTTATTTGGACGGGGTTTAGGGCTCTTAGTGGTAGTCTACTGTTTCCGAGGCCGCTGTCTACATGGAGTATTGTTCCCGTTTCCAGTTCGTAGAGGCCTTTTATATACTTGGGAAAGGGAAACTGGTTGGGTACGTAGATTGCTCCTATTAAGGGGAATCTTACTTGACCGCCATGTGTATGCCCTGAAAGTACCAAGTCGTCGTCTTTTGTGACCTCGTTCACTATGAGATTTGGTGCATGTGAAAGTATAAGGTTGAAATTGTTTGGATCGAAGGAGTTTCTAATCTCAGAAAGTCTGGGATTATAATGCTCAAGTCCGATGACATTGATTGTGTTTCCTTTGATTTCTATGGTTTCAACTTTATTGTCCAAGTATATTATTGCACTTTCTTCTATAATTTTCAAATATTTTTCCAGATGAGGCTCTCCTTCTTCGTGATTGCCTAAAATAGCGTATGTTTGAAATTTCTGTCTGGATATCATGTCTATAATATTTTTTACCGGAGACAGGTTTTTTTCGGCCATGTCGCCTGTTATTACTGCAAAGTCCGGGTTTAAGTCTTGTATTAAGGACTCCAGTTCTAATATATCTATCGCTTTGTTGGAGTGGAAATCAGTTATTTGAAGTATTTTAACAGGTTCTTTGATTTTCTTGGAGCTTAGTTTCACTTCGTTTATTTTAATTCTCTTGTTTTGGTTCCTTATATAATGTGATGTGACCGCAATTAATGCAGTTATACCTATCAGTTCTCTATACATATGCCCTCATTGTCTTTTCTTCTATGTTTTATATACTCAATTATAGCATGAATTCTACTTCAAACAAAAAAATAGTAGGACTTAAGACTAAGCCCTACATATTCTTATTCACAAATTTTAAATCCTTCCCCTTCGAGAGCTTTTTTGACTTGATCCAAGTGTTTATGATCCTTGGTCTCCATGGATAGGTTTAAGAAACATCCATTAATCGGCATATTTCTGCCTCCAGGTGTATAGTAAACAGAGATTACATTTGCTCCTTGCTCGGCAACAATTGTCGATACTGTTTTAAGTTGTCCAGGCTTGTCTATAAGCTCGATGGTTAGGTTGGTTCTTCTTCCTGATGTCAAAAGACCTCTTTCAATGACTCTCGAAAGGATGTTTACGTCTATGTTTCCTCCGGAGATTATGGCACAGACTTTTTTGCCTGCTACCGGCAGTTTATTGAACATTAAAGCCGCTACTGAAACAGCTCCTGCTCCTTCAGCTACGAGTTTTTGTCTCTCCATAAGTGTTAGTATTGCCGTTGCTATCTGGTCTTCAGTGACGGTTACTATGTCGTCTACGTATTTTGAACAGATATCATAAGTAATTTCTCCAGGACTTTTTACTGCTATACCATCTGCAAAAGTAGAAACTCCTTCTGTTGTTATAAGTTCCTTTTCGTGGAAGGAACGGACCATTGCATCTGCTCTTTCAGCTTGCACTCCGTACACTTTACAGTTCGGTCTCATTGCCTTAATTGCGAATGCAACCCCGGATATTAGACCTCCTCCACCTATTGGAACGACTACTGCTTCTACATCGGGCAACTGCTCCATAAGTTCAAGTGCTACTGTTGATTGTCCAGCTATTACATCTTCATCGTCAAATGGATGAAGGAATAGACAATTATTCTCCTCACTGTATTTTATGGCTTCTGCATAGGCATCATCATAAACTCCATCTACGAGTACAACTTCGGCACCCAGAGCTCTTGTCGCCTCTATTTTTGAGATCGGTGCAGTTGCCGGTAGGAATATTATCGCTTTTATACCGAATCCTCTGGCAGCAAGTGCAACGCCTTGAGCGTGGTTTCCTGCCGAACAAGCTACAACAGGTTTTTCTCTCTCCTCGGGAGTCAATGTGGACATTTTATAATGTGCTCCTCTGACCTTGAAAGATCCCGTCTTTTGCAGATTTTCAGTTTTCAAAAAGACTTCACAGTTTCTGGACAGAAGTGGAGAATAGATTAAGTCAGTTTTTCTAACTACATTTCTAAGTTCTGCTCCCGCTAAGTATACTTTATCTAGTGTTAACATTTAATCACTTCCTAATTTTTTTAAGTTTTGAGTTTCCATAGATCCTGTTACTAAATTTAGCAGGTTTCCTTCTCCCACTTCTAATCTACAGATCTATTCGAGTACAGCTCCCTTATCAGCGGAACTTACGTGTTTTACATATCTTTTCATAAATCCGGTAACTTCTCTTTGCTCTCTAATATGGATTTCTTTCTTTCTATTTTCCAGTTCTTCATCAGAGATTAGGAGTTCTAGTTTATTATTTGGTATATCTATTTCGATTTTATCATTTTCCATTACATATGCTATTGGACCTGAGCTCTGTGCCTCCGGTGATATATGCCCTATCGCAGCACCTCTGGTAGCTCCTGAGAATCTTCCGTCGGTAATGAGCGCAACCTGATCATCCAGTTTCATTCCGGCAATTGCAGAGGTTGGAGATAGCATCTCTCTCATTCCTGGTCCTCCTGCAGGTCCTTCATACCTTATTACTACAACATCTCCGCCTTCAATTTTACCACCGTAGATTGCAGCGACAGCTTCCTCTTCCGAATCAAATACTCTTGCTCTTCCAACAAAGTTAAGCATTGATTCCTTTACAGCAGACCTTTTTACAACCGCGCCATTTGGTGCAAGATTACCGAATAATGCAGCCAGTCCACCGGATTTTGAATACGGATTGTCCATCGGTCTAATGACGCTCTCATCTCTATTTGGGAATGATGGCAGTATTTCGTCAAATGTCATACCAAGAACCGAGATTGCAGATCCGTCTATAAGACCTTTTTCATGAAGTACATTCATAACTGCATATACTCCACCTGCTCTTTCCAAATCCTGCATATGATGACAGCCTGCCGGTGCCAGTTTACAGAGATTAGGAGTCACTTCACTCACTTCGTTGATGGTGTTAAGGTCAATGTCCACACCGAGTTCATTAGCGAGTGCAAATAGGTGTAGAACTGAGTTTGTAGAGCATCCGAGTGCCATATCAACTGTTAGTGCATTTCTAAGAGATTTTTCATTTAAAATATCTGAAGGTCTAATGTCTTTTTCCAGTACTTCCATTATCTTTCTTCCTGCCAGTTTTGCCATACGAATTCGTTTTGCGTACACTGCAGGAACAGTTCCGTTTCCGGGTAGTGCCATTCCCAAGACTTCACTTAAACAGTTCATGGAGTTTGCCGTAAACATTCCCGAGCATGAACCGCAGCCGGGACATGCATTTTCTTCTAATTGATAGAGTTCTTTTTCGCTCATGCTTCCGGCATGAAAAGCTCCAACACCTTCAAATACTGTATTTAGGTCGGTTCCGTCTATTGACAACATCGGACCCCCTGAAATAAAAATCGAAGGGATGTTAAGCCTTGCAGCTGCCATGAGCATTCCGGGAACTACTTTGTCACAGTTCGGAATAAACACGAGTGCATCCAGTGCATGTGCTCTAACCATGCATTCGGTCGTATCGGCGATTAGCTCTCTGGATGGCAGGGAGTACTTCATGCCCTCATGCCCCATTGCCAGTCCATCACATACACCGATGGTATTGAATTCCATAGGAGTTCCTCCTGCCATGAGGATTCCCTCTTTGACTGCAGCTGCTATGGTCTTTAGATGTATGTGACCTGGGACTATCTCGTTAAAAGAGTTAACGACACCGATTAGAGGTCTTTTCATCTGCTCGTCATCATAGCCCATTGCCTTCATTAAGGCTCTTTTCGGACTACTGGAGATATCTCCTAATTTTAATCCGTCTTTTCTTAATCTATTTTTGTTCATCTTGCCAACTCATTTTTGCTCTTAAGTCTTTACCTACTTTCTCAACCAATAATTCTGATTCTTCTTCTCTTCTCTTTGTGAATGTAGGTCTTCCTTGTTTATTTTCTTCTATCCAGTTTTTAGCAAATTCTCCTGATTGGATTTCACTAAGTACTTTTTTCATCTCTTTTTTGGTCTCGTCGGTGATTATTCTGTCTCCAACTGCATAATCTCCGTATTCTGCAGTATCACTGATTGAGTATCTCATGTAGGATAATCCGCCTTTTACTACCAAGTCGATTATGAGTTTCATTTCATGTACACATTCGAAGTATGCTGATTCCGGTTGGTATCCTGCTTCAACAAGTGTGTCAAAACCGGCTTTCATAAGAGCTGTAACTCCACCGCATAGTACGGCTTGTTCACCGAATAAATCCGTTTCGGTTTCTTCTTTAAATGTGGTTTCAAGTACTCCGGCTCTAGCTCCACCGATACCTGCAGCATATGCAAGTGCCAAGTCTTTTGCATTTCCGGATGCATCTTGATATACAGCTACCAGACAAGGAACTCCTTTACCTTCAAGGTACTGACTTCTTACTGTATGTCCCGGTCCTTTAGGCGCAATCATAATTACATTTATATCACTTGGTGGAACAATTTGTTTAAAGTGAATATTAAATCCATGTGCAAATGCAAGTGTCATGCCTTCTCTTAGGTTCGGTTCAACTTTTTCTTTATATAGAACCGCCATCTTCTCATCATTTACAAGCATGATTACTATGTCCGCTTTTCTAACTGCTTCATCTGAATTAAGTACTTCGAATCCGTCTTCTCTAGCTCTTTCCGCCGAGGAGGATCCTTCATAAAGTCCGATTACTACATTAACTCCACTATCTCTAAGGTTTAAAGCATGTGCATGACCTTGAGATCCATAACCTATAACTGCTACAGTTTTTCCTTCCAATAATAATTCATTACAATCCTTCTCATAATACATTTTTGCCATTTAATATTCCTCCTCTAATTTGTCTAAATATAATGCACTGAGTTCATTACTTCCGTCTTTTGTAAGGGATAATGAGCCAGATCTACATAGTTCAAGTATTCCAAATGGAATACACTTTCTCATAAATTCATCGATTTTTTCACTGCTTCCTGTCATGTCCACTATTATAAAGTCTTTACCCAAATCCATGACTTTTGCACCATAAACATTTAAAAGGGCTGCGATATCCGAATTGCCTTCAGCTCCGGTCTTTAACTTTAGGAGTAGATGCTCAACGGAGACCGCGTTTTCATCTTCGATTATCTTTGCCATCTTTACATCATGAAGTTTGTTTAGCTGTTTTACAACCTGTGTCTTCATGTACTCGTCACCACTGGACACTATTGTCATCCTCGAGTACCTCGGATCTTCCGTCTCTCCTACTGTAAGTGAGTCGATATTATAACCGCGCTTGTTGTAAAGACCTGCTATCCTGTTAAGAACTCCATAATGGTTATTTACCAATAATCCAATAATAAATTTCTTTGCCATCTTTTCTCTCCTTAATCAACTACCAGATCTTTAAATGATCCGCCTGCGGGAATCATAGGTAGTACAAGCTCATCAATATCTATCATACATTCCAGTAAGAAAGGTCCGTCTTTTGGAAGACCGCCATCGAGTACATCTGTAAGCTCCTCCATGCTAGTAACTCTTGCCCCGTCTGCACCAAAGGCTTTAGCCAATTTTTCAAAATCAGTTC
The sequence above is a segment of the Peptoniphilaceae bacterium AMB_02 genome. Coding sequences within it:
- the ilvA gene encoding threonine ammonia-lyase — its product is MLTLDKVYLAGAELRNVVRKTDLIYSPLLSRNCEVFLKTENLQKTGSFKVRGAHYKMSTLTPEEREKPVVACSAGNHAQGVALAARGFGIKAIIFLPATAPISKIEATRALGAEVVLVDGVYDDAYAEAIKYSEENNCLFLHPFDDEDVIAGQSTVALELMEQLPDVEAVVVPIGGGGLISGVAFAIKAMRPNCKVYGVQAERADAMVRSFHEKELITTEGVSTFADGIAVKSPGEITYDICSKYVDDIVTVTEDQIATAILTLMERQKLVAEGAGAVSVAALMFNKLPVAGKKVCAIISGGNIDVNILSRVIERGLLTSGRRTNLTIELIDKPGQLKTVSTIVAEQGANVISVYYTPGGRNMPINGCFLNLSMETKDHKHLDQVKKALEGEGFKICE
- a CDS encoding membrane lipoprotein lipid attachment site-containing protein — translated: MRKILIIFSLLFILTACSKSPVKEPVQDKAVESKDTESKDASDTSTEQTEQSKKEENEGTGKIEVDKKLLTTEIHIPASIFGDDPITQEEIDESVAAGTFKEGKVNPDGSVTYVVTKEQHKKLMDNFMVQLKSTLDSLVDDENNSFLKIEVNSDTSEYKVYVDPERYNEFESFSALGLYLQSAFYRSIAGDKDIYTTVKFINNETGETLNEANSKEFFEQKLD
- the ilvD gene encoding dihydroxy-acid dehydratase, which codes for MNKNRLRKDGLKLGDISSSPKRALMKAMGYDDEQMKRPLIGVVNSFNEIVPGHIHLKTIAAAVKEGILMAGGTPMEFNTIGVCDGLAMGHEGMKYSLPSRELIADTTECMVRAHALDALVFIPNCDKVVPGMLMAAARLNIPSIFISGGPMLSIDGTDLNTVFEGVGAFHAGSMSEKELYQLEENACPGCGSCSGMFTANSMNCLSEVLGMALPGNGTVPAVYAKRIRMAKLAGRKIMEVLEKDIRPSDILNEKSLRNALTVDMALGCSTNSVLHLFALANELGVDIDLNTINEVSEVTPNLCKLAPAGCHHMQDLERAGGVYAVMNVLHEKGLIDGSAISVLGMTFDEILPSFPNRDESVIRPMDNPYSKSGGLAALFGNLAPNGAVVKRSAVKESMLNFVGRARVFDSEEEAVAAIYGGKIEGGDVVVIRYEGPAGGPGMREMLSPTSAIAGMKLDDQVALITDGRFSGATRGAAIGHISPEAQSSGPIAYVMENDKIEIDIPNNKLELLISDEELENRKKEIHIREQREVTGFMKRYVKHVSSADKGAVLE
- a CDS encoding metallophosphoesterase; translation: MYRELIGITALIAVTSHYIRNQNKRIKINEVKLSSKKIKEPVKILQITDFHSNKAIDILELESLIQDLNPDFAVITGDMAEKNLSPVKNIIDMISRQKFQTYAILGNHEEGEPHLEKYLKIIEESAIIYLDNKVETIEIKGNTINVIGLEHYNPRLSEIRNSFDPNNFNLILSHAPNLIVNEVTKDDDLVLSGHTHGGQVRFPLIGAIYVPNQFPFPKYIKGLYELETGTILHVDSGLGNSRLPLRALNPVQISLITIENERQ
- a CDS encoding Ltp family lipoprotein is translated as MPAKEEKSDNVSKEYKAALNKAESYANMMHMSKKGIYNQLVSEYGEKFPEDAAQYAIDNLQVDWNKNALEKAKDYATTMAMSKRGIYDQLISEYGENFTEEEAQYAIDNLKIDWNKNALQKAKDYQNMMDMSKESIREQLVSEYGEKFTEEEANYAIENLDD
- the ilvN gene encoding acetolactate synthase small subunit, whose translation is MAKKFIIGLLVNNHYGVLNRIAGLYNKRGYNIDSLTVGETEDPRYSRMTIVSSGDEYMKTQVVKQLNKLHDVKMAKIIEDENAVSVEHLLLKLKTGAEGNSDIAALLNVYGAKVMDLGKDFIIVDMTGSSEKIDEFMRKCIPFGILELCRSGSLSLTKDGSNELSALYLDKLEEEY
- the ilvC gene encoding ketol-acid reductoisomerase, with protein sequence MAKMYYEKDCNELLLEGKTVAVIGYGSQGHAHALNLRDSGVNVVIGLYEGSSSAERAREDGFEVLNSDEAVRKADIVIMLVNDEKMAVLYKEKVEPNLREGMTLAFAHGFNIHFKQIVPPSDINVIMIAPKGPGHTVRSQYLEGKGVPCLVAVYQDASGNAKDLALAYAAGIGGARAGVLETTFKEETETDLFGEQAVLCGGVTALMKAGFDTLVEAGYQPESAYFECVHEMKLIIDLVVKGGLSYMRYSISDTAEYGDYAVGDRIITDETKKEMKKVLSEIQSGEFAKNWIEENKQGRPTFTKRREEESELLVEKVGKDLRAKMSWQDEQK